One window of the Reyranella humidisoli genome contains the following:
- a CDS encoding aspartate aminotransferase family protein, giving the protein MRSYAKSIALYEKTRKHLAGGVSSNVRYASVPVPLFFARGEGARLHDVDGNVHIDYVLGNGPAILGHAPKKVIDAVAASLGEGQLFAAQNPRETELAERLCRLLPGAELVRFSTSGTEAVLMAFRLARAFTGRDKILKFEGHYHGWSDQAYISARPPLNEAGPADAPVPVAGSPGMPASVLGDVAVCAWNDLDLLEQTLERHRGQIAGVIMEPIMVNGGAIPPAPGYLEGVRALCNKHGALFICDEVITGFRVGLRGAQGKFGVTADLSIYAKAVAAGFPLAMVAGRRDIMDTLLDKGVMHGGTYNGNVQSMAAALAALDVLEAHDGAVYRDLEARGTELMQGLASLAKKHRLPILVQGMPAIFQTFFTSGAAPRNYRESAACDRDAMLALHAALQEEGVRAQQAGKWFLSTAHDKPVIEETLAAADRAMAKVARA; this is encoded by the coding sequence ATGCGCTCATACGCGAAATCGATCGCACTCTACGAGAAGACCCGAAAGCATCTGGCAGGCGGCGTCAGCAGCAACGTGCGCTACGCCAGCGTTCCGGTGCCGCTGTTCTTCGCCAGGGGCGAGGGCGCTCGGCTCCACGATGTCGATGGCAATGTTCATATTGACTACGTACTGGGCAACGGCCCCGCCATTCTGGGGCACGCGCCGAAGAAGGTGATCGACGCCGTTGCGGCATCACTGGGCGAAGGCCAGCTCTTCGCCGCGCAGAATCCGCGCGAAACCGAACTGGCGGAGCGGCTCTGTCGCTTGCTGCCCGGGGCCGAGCTGGTTCGCTTCTCGACCTCCGGGACGGAAGCCGTGCTGATGGCCTTTCGCCTTGCCCGGGCCTTCACGGGCCGCGACAAGATTCTTAAGTTCGAGGGTCACTATCACGGCTGGAGTGACCAGGCCTATATCAGCGCCCGGCCGCCGCTGAACGAAGCGGGTCCCGCCGATGCACCGGTGCCCGTCGCCGGTTCGCCCGGCATGCCCGCGAGTGTTCTGGGTGACGTCGCAGTCTGTGCCTGGAACGATCTCGATCTGCTCGAGCAAACGCTGGAACGCCATCGCGGCCAGATCGCCGGGGTGATCATGGAACCGATCATGGTGAATGGCGGGGCGATCCCGCCAGCGCCGGGCTATCTGGAAGGCGTACGGGCCCTTTGCAACAAGCACGGTGCTCTCTTCATCTGCGACGAGGTCATCACCGGGTTCCGCGTCGGCCTGCGCGGGGCGCAGGGAAAGTTCGGGGTCACTGCCGATCTCAGCATCTATGCAAAGGCGGTGGCGGCCGGTTTCCCGCTGGCGATGGTCGCGGGCCGACGCGACATCATGGACACGCTGCTCGACAAGGGCGTGATGCACGGGGGGACCTATAACGGCAACGTCCAGAGCATGGCGGCGGCGCTGGCAGCCCTGGATGTCCTTGAAGCCCATGATGGCGCGGTCTATCGCGACCTCGAGGCCCGCGGCACGGAACTGATGCAGGGCCTCGCGTCCCTTGCGAAGAAGCACAGGTTGCCCATCCTGGTGCAGGGCATGCCCGCGATCTTCCAGACGTTCTTCACGTCGGGAGCGGCACCGCGGAACTATCGTGAGTCGGCTGCCTGCGACCGCGACGCCATGCTTGCGCTCCACGCGGCATTGCAGGAGGAGGGGGTGCGCGCCCAGCAGGCCGGCAAGTGGTTCCTGTCGACCGCGCACGACAAGCCGGTCATCGAAGAGACGCTGGCCGCGGCCGACCGCGCCATGGCCAAAGTGGCGCGTGCCTAG
- a CDS encoding GntR family transcriptional regulator — MPRAARPPDATDTSLRQQVYESLREALATGRFAPGQKVTFRYVAGVLDVSLTPVREALRRLVAEGAFEMNPNRSVRVPLMTRDKVLELRDIRSSLEGLAAAKAAQVATRDQIANLRRIAREIMIARNRGDAATDRQKLREFHFAVYAVAGQPTLLRLIEGLWLQTGPYMNLLYPDFVSSPRGPAGRQRLIEALQTRDSLAARREMENDIRRTLSFVAGLADENGNIAPAAPAIVSKRRHPSAGVAAFEVPAV, encoded by the coding sequence ATGCCCCGCGCCGCGCGCCCCCCGGATGCCACCGACACCTCGCTCCGCCAGCAGGTGTATGAATCGTTGCGTGAGGCTCTGGCGACGGGCCGCTTCGCTCCCGGGCAGAAAGTCACCTTCCGATACGTTGCCGGCGTGCTCGACGTCAGCCTCACGCCGGTGCGCGAGGCGCTTCGTCGGCTGGTCGCCGAAGGGGCGTTCGAAATGAACCCCAACAGGTCCGTCCGTGTTCCGCTGATGACGCGAGACAAGGTGCTCGAATTGCGCGACATCCGCTCGAGCCTCGAGGGACTCGCAGCGGCAAAAGCCGCACAGGTTGCGACACGTGATCAGATCGCCAACCTTCGCCGCATCGCGCGGGAGATCATGATAGCCCGCAACCGCGGCGATGCCGCCACCGACCGCCAGAAGCTGCGAGAGTTCCATTTTGCCGTCTACGCGGTGGCCGGTCAGCCGACCCTGTTGCGCTTGATCGAGGGGCTTTGGCTGCAGACAGGCCCCTACATGAACCTCCTTTATCCGGACTTTGTCTCCTCGCCGCGGGGTCCCGCCGGCCGGCAGCGCCTGATCGAAGCGCTGCAGACGCGCGATTCATTGGCCGCACGCCGCGAAATGGAGAACGACATCCGCCGCACCCTTTCCTTTGTCGCCGGTCTCGCCGACGAGAATGGCAATATCGCGCCGGCCGCCCCGGCGATCGTCAGTAAGAGACGCCATCCGTCGGCGGGCGTCGCAGCGTTCGAAGTTCCAGCCGTCTGA
- a CDS encoding solute carrier family 23 protein: protein MLDWTVKQPADGVVVAPDERLPWPQTVALGIQHVVAMFGATVLGPLLMGFDPNVAILMSGVGTLIFFMAVGGKVPSYVGSSFAFISVVAAATGYAGQGANANIAVALGGIVICGAVYALIGLVVMASGTGWIERLMPPVVTGAVVAVIGLNLAAVPVKNMAPTPFDAWMQAVTFLSIALVAVFTRGMTRRLLVLVGLVVATLVYAFLANGLGWGKPVSGELLAKAAWFGAPAFTAPVFDTHAIVLIAPVALILVAENLGHLRAVSAMTGRNMDPYVGRAFLGDGVATMLAGGVGGTGVTTYAENIGVMAATRIYSTALFVVAGLFAILLGFSPKFGALIHTIPLPVMGGVSIVVFGLIAVAGAKIWVDNKVDFTQSRNLMVAAIALVLGTGDFTLKFGDFAMGGIGTATFGAILLNAILGAARR from the coding sequence ATGCTCGACTGGACCGTGAAGCAGCCGGCCGACGGCGTCGTCGTCGCGCCGGACGAGCGGCTGCCGTGGCCGCAGACCGTGGCGCTGGGCATCCAGCATGTGGTGGCGATGTTCGGCGCCACCGTGCTGGGACCGCTCCTGATGGGCTTCGATCCCAACGTCGCCATCCTGATGAGCGGCGTCGGCACGTTGATCTTCTTCATGGCCGTGGGTGGCAAGGTGCCGAGCTATGTCGGCTCCTCCTTCGCCTTCATTTCCGTGGTCGCGGCCGCCACCGGCTATGCCGGCCAGGGCGCCAACGCCAATATAGCGGTCGCGCTTGGCGGCATCGTGATCTGCGGCGCGGTCTACGCGCTGATCGGACTGGTCGTGATGGCCAGCGGCACCGGCTGGATCGAGCGGCTGATGCCGCCGGTCGTGACCGGCGCCGTGGTCGCGGTGATCGGCCTCAACCTCGCCGCCGTGCCCGTCAAGAACATGGCACCGACGCCCTTCGACGCTTGGATGCAGGCCGTGACCTTCCTGAGCATCGCGCTGGTCGCGGTCTTCACGCGTGGCATGACCCGGCGCTTGCTGGTGCTGGTCGGCCTGGTCGTCGCGACACTCGTCTATGCCTTCCTTGCCAACGGGCTGGGTTGGGGCAAGCCGGTGAGCGGCGAGTTGCTGGCCAAGGCCGCGTGGTTCGGTGCTCCCGCCTTCACCGCGCCGGTCTTCGACACCCACGCGATCGTGCTGATCGCCCCCGTCGCCCTCATCCTCGTGGCCGAGAATCTCGGCCATCTTCGCGCCGTCAGCGCGATGACCGGCCGCAACATGGATCCCTATGTCGGCCGCGCCTTCCTGGGCGATGGTGTGGCGACCATGTTGGCCGGAGGCGTCGGCGGCACCGGTGTCACGACCTATGCCGAGAATATCGGCGTGATGGCCGCCACCCGCATCTACTCGACGGCCTTGTTCGTCGTCGCCGGCCTGTTCGCGATCCTGCTGGGCTTCTCGCCCAAGTTCGGCGCGCTGATCCACACCATCCCGCTGCCGGTGATGGGCGGCGTCAGTATCGTCGTGTTCGGCCTGATCGCCGTGGCAGGCGCCAAGATCTGGGTCGACAACAAGGTCGACTTCACCCAGAGCCGCAACCTCATGGTGGCCGCCATCGCTCTTGTCCTGGGAACCGGTGACTTCACCCTGAAGTTCGGCGACTTCGCCATGGGCGGCATCGGCACCGCGACCTTCGGCGCGATTCTGCTGAACGCGATCCTTGGCGCTGCTCGACGCTAG
- a CDS encoding aminotransferase class IV: MAQQLSNQRIAWFNGKFLPENEVMIPFRDRSWKYGDGAFDMTRTFNGVPFRLKEHIDRFYRSLRYLQIDPGLSAKEMVAHSEEVVARNEHLRAEVGDWWLGQRVSRGVDAVGDEGWDHTGPNVVIEMLPLPLAKRGKLYREGAEAMTTTARRIAPSMLSPRAKTHNYLNMIMAEKPIKALNPDAWPILLDENGNLAEGLGSNIFIVREGALFTPSERYVLPGVSRQMTMDMAKQLGIECTPGDVDLFDAANAEEMFLTSTSLCILPVKSFNGAPVGDGKAPGPITQKLIDAYSKSVGCDFVAQYLKFSQ, translated from the coding sequence ATGGCCCAGCAACTCAGCAATCAACGCATCGCCTGGTTCAACGGCAAGTTCCTGCCGGAGAACGAGGTCATGATCCCCTTCCGCGATCGCAGCTGGAAGTACGGCGACGGCGCCTTCGACATGACCCGCACCTTCAACGGCGTGCCCTTCCGACTGAAGGAGCATATCGACCGGTTCTATCGTTCGCTGCGCTACCTGCAGATCGATCCCGGCCTGTCGGCCAAGGAGATGGTCGCGCACAGCGAAGAGGTCGTGGCGCGCAACGAGCATCTGCGCGCCGAGGTCGGCGACTGGTGGCTGGGCCAGAGGGTCAGCCGCGGCGTCGACGCCGTAGGCGACGAAGGCTGGGATCATACCGGTCCCAACGTCGTGATCGAAATGCTGCCGCTGCCGCTCGCCAAGCGTGGCAAGCTCTATCGCGAGGGCGCCGAGGCGATGACCACGACGGCCCGCCGAATCGCCCCGTCGATGCTCAGCCCGCGTGCCAAGACGCACAACTATCTCAACATGATCATGGCCGAGAAGCCGATCAAGGCGCTCAACCCCGACGCCTGGCCGATCCTGCTCGACGAGAACGGCAATCTCGCCGAAGGCCTCGGCAGCAACATCTTCATCGTGCGCGAGGGCGCGCTCTTCACGCCGTCGGAGCGTTACGTGTTGCCGGGCGTCAGCCGCCAGATGACCATGGACATGGCCAAGCAGCTCGGCATCGAGTGCACGCCGGGCGATGTCGACCTGTTCGACGCCGCCAATGCCGAGGAAATGTTCCTGACCTCCACCAGCCTCTGCATCCTGCCGGTGAAGAGCTTCAACGGCGCGCCGGTCGGTGACGGGAAGGCGCCGGGCCCGATCACCCAGAAGCTGATCGACGCCTATTCCAAGAGCGTCGGCTGCGATTTCGTGGCCCAGTACCTGAAGTTCTCGCAGTAG
- a CDS encoding DUF2189 domain-containing protein, with the protein MAMQNHVRNPLEWGWDHLKQTSQVVGSAANSMDGAWEDRASASPTVRRITATDIGDALARGVRDFGACRTDVMMLCLLYPLAGLAISRMAFDYGMLALVFPLIAGFALIAPVFGLGLYEISRRRERGLETHWTDAFAVARSPNIGSIIVMGLLLLAIFCLWLFAANFLYTVTLGPDAPVSAVAFVRDALNTPQGLTMTIVGIGVGFLFALLVLVIGVVSLPMLLDRNVGVGNAIATSVRAVRLNPGPMAVWGMIVATSLTLGALPLLIGLAIVLPVLGHATWHLYRKLVA; encoded by the coding sequence ATGGCCATGCAGAACCACGTCCGCAATCCCCTCGAATGGGGATGGGATCATCTGAAGCAGACAAGTCAGGTCGTCGGCTCGGCGGCCAACTCGATGGATGGAGCCTGGGAGGATCGCGCCTCGGCGTCGCCCACGGTCCGTCGCATCACGGCCACCGATATCGGCGACGCCCTCGCCAGGGGCGTGCGCGACTTCGGCGCCTGCCGGACGGATGTGATGATGCTCTGTCTGCTCTATCCCCTCGCCGGCCTCGCGATCTCGCGCATGGCCTTCGACTACGGGATGCTGGCCCTCGTCTTTCCGCTGATCGCGGGCTTCGCGCTGATCGCGCCAGTGTTCGGGCTCGGCCTCTACGAGATCAGCCGTCGCCGCGAGCGCGGGCTCGAAACACACTGGACGGACGCTTTTGCTGTCGCCCGCTCGCCGAACATCGGCTCGATCATCGTCATGGGCCTTTTGTTGCTGGCGATTTTCTGCCTGTGGCTGTTTGCGGCGAACTTCCTCTACACCGTGACCCTGGGTCCGGATGCGCCTGTTTCGGCTGTCGCCTTCGTGCGCGACGCGCTGAACACGCCGCAGGGCCTGACCATGACGATCGTCGGCATCGGCGTCGGCTTCCTCTTCGCGCTGCTCGTGCTGGTGATCGGCGTCGTCTCCCTGCCGATGCTGCTCGACCGCAATGTCGGCGTCGGCAATGCCATCGCAACATCGGTCCGCGCCGTGCGGCTGAACCCAGGACCGATGGCAGTGTGGGGCATGATCGTCGCGACCAGCCTCACGCTCGGCGCCCTGCCCCTTTTGATCGGGCTCGCCATCGTGCTGCCGGTACTGGGCCACGCCACCTGGCACCTCTATAGAAAGCTCGTCGCGTAA